The following are encoded together in the Pectobacterium punjabense genome:
- a CDS encoding DUF413 domain-containing protein, producing MAESFSTTHRFFDNKFYPRGFSRHGDFTIKEAQLLERHGYAFNELDLGKREPVTEEETSFVAMCRGERKAETELEKIWSKYLERVRRPKRFHTLSGGKPQMDAVEEYTESDD from the coding sequence ATGGCAGAAAGCTTCTCTACCACTCATCGTTTTTTTGATAACAAGTTCTACCCGCGTGGTTTTTCCCGACATGGCGACTTTACGATTAAAGAAGCACAACTGTTGGAACGCCACGGTTACGCGTTTAACGAACTGGATTTGGGTAAACGTGAACCAGTGACTGAAGAAGAAACATCGTTTGTTGCAATGTGTCGCGGCGAACGTAAAGCGGAAACAGAACTGGAAAAAATCTGGTCCAAATACCTGGAACGTGTCCGCCGTCCTAAACGCTTCCATACGTTGTCTGGTGGTAAGCCGCAAATGGATGCAGTGGAAGAATACACTGAAAGCGATGATTAA
- the ilvG gene encoding acetolactate synthase 2 catalytic subunit: MNGAQWVVQALRAQGVDTVFGYPGGAIMPVYDALYDGGVKHLLCRHEQGAAMAAIGYARATGNVGVCIATSGPGATNLITGLADALLDSVPVVAITGQVGSALIGTDAFQEIDVLGLSLACTKHSFLVESLESLPEVMAEAFAIANSGRPGPVLVDIPKDIQLAVGDFIPNFAPVANDIDFPEQDIAQAYALLAKVQKPVLYVGGGVGMANAVPALREFLSVTDIPSVSTLKGLGAVDANHPYYLGMIGMHGTKAANLIVQECDLLIAVGARFDDRVTGKLNAFAPHASVIHMDIDPAELSKLRHANVALQGDLKAILPALQQPLNVSAWRQQATMMKAEYPWRYDHPGQAIYAPALLKTISERMDTDTVVTTDVGQHQMWAAQHMTFSRPENFITSSGLGTMGFGVPAAVGAQVARPDDMVICISGDGSFMMNVQELGTIKRKRLPLKIVLLDNQRLGMVRQWQQLFFDERYSETDLSDNPDFLTLASAFDIPGQRITRKDQIDVALDALFNSEGPYLLHVSIDEYENVWPLVPPGAGNETMLDKTK; encoded by the coding sequence ATGAATGGAGCACAGTGGGTGGTACAAGCGTTGCGAGCGCAGGGAGTGGACACCGTTTTTGGGTATCCGGGTGGCGCAATAATGCCAGTCTATGATGCACTTTATGACGGCGGCGTAAAACACCTGCTGTGTCGCCATGAGCAAGGCGCGGCAATGGCGGCGATTGGCTATGCCCGTGCGACGGGTAACGTCGGTGTTTGTATAGCGACATCTGGCCCTGGTGCTACCAACCTGATCACCGGTCTGGCTGATGCGTTGCTGGACTCCGTACCTGTCGTGGCGATCACCGGACAGGTGGGGTCGGCGCTGATTGGCACCGACGCTTTTCAGGAAATCGACGTGCTGGGTCTGTCACTGGCCTGTACGAAACACAGTTTTCTGGTTGAGTCTCTCGAATCATTGCCGGAAGTGATGGCAGAAGCGTTCGCGATTGCCAACAGCGGTCGCCCTGGCCCTGTTCTGGTCGATATTCCTAAAGATATTCAGTTAGCTGTCGGAGATTTCATCCCGAACTTTGCGCCCGTTGCTAATGATATTGATTTCCCTGAACAAGATATCGCGCAGGCGTACGCGCTGTTAGCGAAAGTGCAAAAACCCGTGCTGTACGTTGGCGGTGGTGTTGGCATGGCGAATGCGGTTCCGGCGCTGCGCGAATTTCTGAGTGTGACGGATATTCCTTCAGTGTCGACGCTGAAAGGGCTGGGTGCCGTGGATGCCAATCATCCCTATTATCTCGGTATGATTGGTATGCACGGCACGAAGGCGGCGAACCTGATTGTGCAGGAGTGTGATTTGTTAATCGCGGTCGGGGCCCGTTTTGATGACCGTGTGACTGGCAAGCTGAATGCCTTCGCGCCTCATGCCAGCGTGATTCACATGGATATCGACCCAGCGGAGCTGAGCAAATTGCGCCACGCTAATGTTGCACTGCAAGGCGATCTGAAGGCGATATTACCTGCGCTGCAACAGCCGCTGAACGTCAGTGCGTGGCGTCAGCAGGCCACCATGATGAAGGCGGAATATCCGTGGCGTTACGATCATCCTGGTCAGGCGATTTATGCCCCCGCGTTGTTGAAAACGATCTCTGAACGCATGGATACGGATACCGTGGTCACGACCGATGTAGGTCAGCACCAAATGTGGGCTGCACAGCACATGACGTTCAGCCGTCCTGAGAATTTCATCACTTCCAGCGGTCTCGGTACGATGGGTTTTGGCGTACCCGCAGCGGTAGGTGCGCAGGTTGCACGCCCGGACGACATGGTTATCTGCATTTCCGGTGACGGTTCTTTCATGATGAACGTTCAGGAACTGGGCACTATCAAGCGAAAACGACTGCCGTTGAAGATCGTGTTACTGGACAACCAACGGTTAGGCATGGTGCGCCAGTGGCAGCAGTTATTCTTTGATGAACGCTATAGTGAAACCGATCTCTCCGATAACCCTGATTTCCTGACGCTAGCCAGTGCGTTTGATATTCCCGGCCAGCGCATTACCCGTAAAGATCAAATTGATGTCGCGCTGGATGCTCTATTTAACAGCGAAGGACCCTATTTACTGCACGTATCGATCGATGAATACGAAAATGTCTGGCCGCTGGTTCCGCCGGGTGCGGGTAATGAAACGATGCTCGATAAAACCAAATAA
- the ilvM gene encoding acetolactate synthase 2 small subunit codes for MTHHQLSIQARFRPEVLERVLRVTRHRGFKVCAMNMVQTTNTDHINIELTVASHRSVDLLSTQLSKLLDIACVDIQPMTTSQQISA; via the coding sequence ATGACACACCACCAACTTTCGATTCAGGCGCGTTTTCGTCCCGAGGTTCTGGAGCGTGTATTGCGTGTTACCCGCCATCGCGGTTTTAAAGTTTGCGCGATGAATATGGTGCAAACCACTAATACCGATCACATTAATATTGAACTGACCGTTGCCAGCCATCGCTCTGTGGATTTATTGTCAACACAACTAAGTAAGCTGTTGGATATTGCCTGCGTTGACATTCAACCGATGACGACATCACAGCAGATCAGCGCCTAA
- a CDS encoding YifB family Mg chelatase-like AAA ATPase yields MSLAVTYTRAMIGVQAPGVYIEVHISSGLPALTLVGLPETTVKEARDRVRSALINCGFTFPAKRITVNLAPADLPKEGGRYDLPIALAILAASEQIDGEKLGRYEFLGELGLSGTLRGVNGAIPAALEAIKSGRQLILPDDNKREMTLIPQGEALMAGHLLEVCAFLSGEEELLSCSTITSFAQTGEDTLDLKDIIGQEQAKRALEIAAAGGHNLLLLGPPGTGKTMLASRLGNLMPPLSDEEALESAAINSLVNIDATMTRWRARPFRSPHHSSSMAALVGGGSLPKPGEISLAHNGVLFLDELPEFERRVLDSLREPLESGEIIISRTRAKVCYPARVQLVAAMNPSPSGHYQGIHNRLPAQQILRYLSKLSGPFLDRFDLSIEVPLLPPGVLSQQHYQGETSATIRERVLIARQIQLKRANKINALLTSREIEKHCTLAPPDAAYLEEVMNKLGLSVRAWHRILKVARTIADLGDRDNIERKHLAEALSYRCMDRLLIQLHKSLE; encoded by the coding sequence ATGTCATTGGCAGTTACCTATACTCGGGCAATGATTGGTGTACAAGCTCCGGGCGTTTACATCGAAGTTCACATCAGCAGCGGGTTACCCGCTTTAACGCTGGTAGGCCTACCAGAAACCACCGTGAAGGAAGCGCGCGATCGCGTGCGCAGCGCACTCATTAATTGCGGATTTACATTTCCAGCAAAACGTATCACGGTCAATCTCGCTCCCGCAGACCTGCCAAAAGAGGGGGGACGCTACGATCTACCCATTGCTCTGGCGATTCTAGCGGCATCAGAACAAATCGATGGTGAAAAGCTAGGCCGCTATGAGTTTCTCGGCGAGCTCGGCCTGTCTGGCACGTTACGTGGCGTTAATGGCGCGATTCCCGCTGCCTTGGAAGCCATAAAATCAGGCCGTCAGCTTATCCTGCCAGATGACAATAAACGGGAAATGACACTGATACCTCAGGGTGAAGCGCTGATGGCGGGTCATCTGCTAGAGGTATGTGCTTTTCTCAGTGGAGAAGAGGAATTGCTCAGCTGTTCCACGATCACGTCCTTTGCACAGACAGGGGAAGATACGCTAGACCTAAAGGATATTATCGGTCAGGAGCAAGCTAAACGCGCGTTGGAAATCGCGGCGGCAGGTGGCCACAACCTGCTATTGCTAGGGCCGCCGGGAACAGGGAAAACGATGCTGGCGAGTCGGCTAGGCAATCTGATGCCTCCATTGAGCGATGAAGAAGCGTTAGAAAGCGCCGCTATCAACAGCCTGGTTAACATTGATGCCACCATGACGCGCTGGCGGGCCAGACCCTTCAGATCACCTCACCATAGTTCTTCTATGGCGGCACTCGTAGGCGGAGGCTCGCTGCCCAAACCCGGAGAAATCTCACTCGCCCACAACGGTGTGCTATTTTTGGATGAATTACCAGAGTTTGAGCGACGCGTCTTAGACTCGCTGCGAGAACCTCTGGAATCGGGTGAAATTATCATTTCCCGTACCCGAGCCAAGGTGTGCTACCCGGCACGCGTTCAGCTTGTCGCCGCAATGAATCCCAGCCCGTCAGGGCATTACCAAGGCATTCATAACCGATTACCGGCCCAACAGATACTGCGCTATCTCAGTAAACTCTCCGGTCCCTTCTTAGATCGCTTTGACCTTTCGATCGAGGTTCCTTTACTGCCACCTGGCGTTTTATCTCAGCAACACTATCAAGGGGAAACTAGCGCGACGATTCGCGAACGCGTACTGATCGCACGACAGATACAGCTGAAGCGGGCAAATAAAATCAACGCACTACTAACTTCGCGCGAAATAGAAAAGCACTGTACGTTAGCGCCACCTGATGCGGCTTATCTGGAAGAAGTGATGAACAAACTTGGCTTATCCGTACGCGCCTGGCACAGGATATTGAAAGTCGCGCGCACGATCGCTGACCTTGGCGATCGGGACAACATTGAGAGAAAGCATCTTGCCGAAGCGCTGAGCTACCGTTGCATGGATCGGTTACTTATACAGCTCCATAAAAGCCTTGAATAG
- the ytfR gene encoding galactofuranose ABC transporter, ATP-binding protein YtfR — translation METTRLLDIRGMSVEFPGVKALDLVDFTLNRGEIVALLGENGAGKSTLIKALTGVYHRSSGDIILDGIAINPVNTAHAQSLGIGTVYQEVNLLPNLSVAANLFIGREPTRWGIVDQHKILRQAEAILLNYGLMIDVSHPLDNYSIAVQQIVAIARAIDLSAKVLILDEPTASLDAKEVEMLLDILRKLRDRGIGMIFVTHFLDQVYRISDRITVLRNGRLAGTLPTAELPRIELVQMMLGHSFDETLLKRGKHSDVSGEPIVQFKHYGRRGSINDFDLSVRPGEIVGLAGLLGSGRTETAQLIFGINVSDAGEARVDGKQVSIRTPRAAGKLGFGYCPEDRKTDGIVGAATVRENIILALQAQRGWLKPISLREQIRIAEKFISLLGIRTPNAEQEIQYLSGGNQQKVLLSRWLATEPRFLILDEPTRGIDVGAHAEIIRLIERLCEQGMALLVISSELEELTGYADRIIVLRDRQHVAHLEHSEISVAAVMQAIAVQTGAADDRQ, via the coding sequence ATGGAAACGACACGGTTGTTAGATATTCGGGGCATGAGCGTTGAGTTTCCGGGGGTAAAAGCATTAGATCTGGTGGACTTCACGCTTAATCGCGGCGAGATAGTAGCGCTATTGGGGGAGAACGGTGCAGGTAAATCAACACTGATTAAGGCGCTGACTGGCGTTTATCATCGCTCATCGGGTGATATTATCCTCGATGGTATTGCGATTAATCCTGTTAATACGGCCCATGCTCAATCATTAGGTATCGGTACGGTATATCAAGAAGTTAATCTATTACCGAATCTGTCCGTTGCGGCAAACTTATTTATTGGCCGTGAACCCACACGCTGGGGCATCGTTGACCAACATAAAATCTTGCGCCAAGCCGAAGCAATATTATTGAATTATGGGTTGATGATTGATGTTAGCCATCCGCTTGACAATTATTCTATTGCAGTTCAGCAAATTGTCGCCATTGCCAGAGCTATCGATCTCTCTGCTAAAGTTTTAATTCTTGATGAGCCCACGGCAAGCCTTGATGCGAAAGAAGTCGAGATGTTGCTGGATATATTACGGAAGTTGCGCGATCGCGGAATCGGCATGATATTTGTTACGCATTTTCTGGATCAGGTTTATCGCATTAGCGACAGAATTACCGTTTTACGCAATGGGCGGCTAGCCGGGACATTACCTACTGCAGAATTACCGCGTATTGAATTAGTTCAAATGATGTTGGGACACAGTTTTGATGAAACATTATTGAAGCGGGGTAAACACAGTGACGTCTCGGGTGAGCCCATTGTGCAATTTAAACACTATGGCCGACGTGGCTCAATTAATGACTTCGATCTTTCCGTGCGTCCTGGAGAAATCGTTGGTCTGGCTGGTCTATTAGGGTCCGGCAGGACAGAAACGGCACAATTGATATTTGGCATCAATGTGTCTGACGCCGGAGAAGCCAGGGTTGATGGCAAACAAGTCAGCATTCGTACGCCGCGTGCAGCAGGGAAGCTGGGTTTTGGCTATTGCCCAGAGGATCGTAAAACTGACGGCATTGTCGGCGCAGCAACGGTACGAGAGAACATTATTCTGGCGCTTCAGGCACAGCGCGGCTGGCTGAAGCCCATTTCTTTACGTGAGCAAATCCGTATCGCTGAAAAATTTATTAGCCTGTTAGGGATTCGCACACCCAATGCTGAGCAAGAAATTCAGTATCTATCGGGAGGGAATCAGCAAAAAGTCCTGCTATCGCGCTGGCTGGCAACAGAGCCGCGTTTCTTGATTCTGGATGAGCCAACGAGAGGAATCGACGTTGGCGCACATGCCGAAATCATTCGCCTGATCGAAAGATTGTGCGAACAGGGGATGGCGCTATTGGTGATCTCTTCTGAACTGGAAGAACTGACCGGCTATGCCGATCGCATCATTGTGCTGCGCGATAGGCAACACGTTGCACATCTTGAACATAGCGAGATCTCGGTTGCCGCAGTGATGCAGGCAATCGCAGTACAAACGGGAGCGGCTGATGACAGACAATAA
- the yjfF gene encoding galactofuranose ABC transporter, permease protein YjfF, which produces MLKRHFPLLMTILVFIAGYLFCLSQFPGFASTRVFFDLLTDNAFLGIVAVGMTFVILSGGIDLSVGSVIAFTGVLLAKLIGVYGIDPFFAFAIALVMGAMFGGLMGWIIDTLKLPAFIITLAGMFFVRGMSFIVSQESIPIEHPVYSQLAGLAWRMPDGGRFTFLALVMLIVVLIGIVMAHRTRFGNRVYAIGGNSYSAELMGVPVRRTTIHIYMLSSTLAVLSGIVFSLYTSAGYALAASGVELDAIAAVVIGGTLLTGGVGTVLGTLFGVLIQGLIQTYITFDGSLSSWWTKIVIGFLLFAFIGLQKALSTFWLARRA; this is translated from the coding sequence ATGTTGAAACGCCACTTCCCCCTGTTGATGACGATTCTGGTATTTATTGCGGGCTATTTATTCTGTCTCAGCCAGTTTCCCGGCTTTGCTTCGACGCGAGTTTTCTTTGATTTACTGACAGATAACGCTTTTTTAGGGATCGTGGCGGTTGGGATGACGTTTGTTATTCTGTCTGGCGGGATCGATCTCTCTGTAGGATCGGTTATTGCATTTACCGGTGTGTTACTGGCCAAATTGATCGGTGTGTATGGTATTGATCCTTTCTTTGCGTTCGCAATTGCGCTGGTGATGGGAGCGATGTTTGGCGGATTGATGGGATGGATTATCGATACGCTGAAATTGCCTGCATTTATTATCACGCTGGCCGGTATGTTCTTTGTCCGGGGTATGAGCTTTATCGTTTCACAGGAATCGATTCCCATCGAGCATCCTGTCTACAGCCAACTGGCGGGTTTAGCATGGCGCATGCCCGATGGAGGGCGTTTTACCTTTCTGGCGCTGGTTATGCTGATTGTGGTGCTGATTGGGATTGTGATGGCGCATCGTACCCGTTTCGGTAACCGTGTTTATGCGATTGGCGGTAACAGCTATTCTGCAGAGCTGATGGGTGTGCCCGTTAGGCGGACGACGATTCATATATACATGCTTTCCAGTACGTTAGCGGTGCTGTCAGGCATTGTTTTTTCGCTCTACACCTCTGCGGGCTATGCTCTGGCGGCAAGTGGCGTGGAGTTGGACGCCATCGCTGCTGTTGTGATCGGCGGTACGCTACTGACCGGTGGCGTTGGAACGGTATTGGGAACGCTGTTTGGCGTACTGATTCAGGGCCTGATTCAAACGTATATCACATTTGATGGCTCCTTAAGCTCATGGTGGACAAAAATCGTCATCGGCTTCCTGCTGTTTGCTTTCATTGGGTTACAGAAAGCGTTAAGCACCTTCTGGTTAGCCAGACGTGCTTAA
- the ilvL gene encoding ilv operon leader peptide gives MKALSLVISLVVISVVVIIIPPCGAALGRRMA, from the coding sequence ATGAAAGCCCTATCTCTAGTGATTAGCCTAGTCGTGATTAGCGTGGTGGTGATTATTATCCCACCGTGCGGGGCTGCACTTGGACGAAGAATGGCTTAG
- the hdfR gene encoding HTH-type transcriptional regulator HdfR, whose translation MDTELLKTFLEVSRTRHFGRAAESLYLTQSAVSFRIRQLETQLGANLFTRHRNNIRLTPAGERLLPYAESLIGTWQIAKKEVARSQQHSLLSIGATASLWEVYLTPWLQSLYQQRPLLQLEARIALRHSLVKQLHERQLDLLITTEPPKMEELASQLLGNFSLSLFAAEAHPPGQELPYIKLEWGADFHQQETRLLASEQLPVLTTTSAHLTRQLLEITGGCAFLPSHWLQTYTNLRIVGDNQPVVRPFYAVWLQNSDQQTMIRQLLKTPIVINP comes from the coding sequence GTGGACACCGAATTACTAAAAACCTTTCTGGAAGTCAGCAGGACAAGACACTTTGGCCGTGCTGCCGAATCCCTGTATCTGACGCAGTCAGCGGTGAGTTTTCGGATTCGCCAGTTAGAGACACAGCTTGGTGCCAATCTGTTCACGCGCCATCGGAACAATATACGTCTGACCCCCGCCGGCGAACGGCTTCTACCCTATGCGGAAAGCCTTATCGGTACCTGGCAGATAGCCAAAAAAGAGGTCGCACGTTCGCAGCAACACAGTCTGCTCTCGATAGGGGCAACTGCCTCATTATGGGAAGTGTATCTAACACCGTGGCTACAATCACTCTACCAACAGCGCCCACTGCTCCAGTTAGAAGCGCGAATTGCCTTGCGCCACTCGCTGGTAAAACAGCTCCATGAACGCCAGTTGGATCTGTTGATTACGACTGAACCACCCAAAATGGAAGAATTGGCGAGCCAGCTACTGGGCAATTTTTCCCTTTCGCTGTTTGCAGCAGAAGCGCACCCACCCGGACAGGAACTACCCTATATAAAACTTGAATGGGGAGCCGATTTTCATCAGCAAGAGACTCGCCTGTTGGCCAGCGAGCAGCTCCCCGTCCTGACAACAACATCAGCCCATTTAACCCGCCAGTTGCTTGAGATAACCGGTGGTTGCGCGTTTTTACCTAGCCATTGGTTACAAACGTACACCAATCTGAGGATAGTCGGCGACAACCAGCCCGTCGTGCGCCCATTTTATGCCGTTTGGTTACAAAACAGCGATCAGCAGACGATGATTCGTCAGTTACTGAAAACACCTATTGTGATTAATCCATGA
- the ytfQ gene encoding galactofuranose ABC transporter, galactofuranose-binding protein YtfQ: MYRRLLVAVAVSTALCGAVQAKSLTVGFSQIGSESGWRSAETKVSKQEAEKRGITLKIADAQQKQENQIKAVRSFIAQGVDAIFIAPVVATGWAPVLQEAKEAKIPVFLLDRTIEVSDPSLYTAAIASDSVYEGKVAGEWLVKEAAGKPCNVVELQGTVGASVAINRKKGFAEGIASDPQIKIIRSQSGDFTRSKGKEVMESFIKAEQNGKNICAVYAHNDDMAIGAIQAIKEAGLKPGSQIKVVSIDGVPDIFKAMMNGEANATVELTPNMAGPAFDALLAMKKDGKQPEKFIQTESRLLLSDTAKQEYETKKDLGY; this comes from the coding sequence ATGTACAGACGTTTACTGGTAGCTGTTGCTGTAAGCACGGCATTGTGCGGTGCCGTACAGGCAAAATCCTTAACTGTTGGGTTTTCCCAGATTGGTTCAGAATCAGGATGGCGCTCTGCGGAGACTAAAGTGTCAAAGCAGGAAGCAGAGAAACGTGGAATAACGTTGAAGATCGCTGATGCTCAGCAGAAACAAGAGAATCAGATCAAAGCTGTGCGGTCATTCATTGCCCAGGGCGTAGATGCCATATTTATCGCACCGGTCGTTGCCACTGGCTGGGCCCCTGTCTTACAGGAAGCGAAAGAAGCAAAAATCCCGGTTTTTCTACTTGATAGAACGATTGAAGTTAGTGATCCATCTCTGTATACCGCTGCTATCGCCTCTGACAGTGTCTATGAAGGAAAAGTAGCAGGGGAATGGCTTGTTAAAGAAGCCGCAGGTAAACCTTGTAATGTTGTTGAGTTACAGGGAACGGTTGGGGCTAGCGTAGCGATAAACCGCAAGAAAGGGTTTGCTGAAGGTATAGCTTCGGACCCGCAGATAAAAATTATCCGTTCACAATCGGGAGACTTTACTCGCAGTAAGGGTAAAGAGGTGATGGAAAGCTTTATTAAAGCTGAACAGAACGGAAAAAATATCTGTGCAGTTTATGCACATAATGATGACATGGCCATAGGTGCGATTCAGGCAATTAAAGAAGCGGGGCTAAAACCTGGCTCACAAATAAAAGTTGTCTCTATTGATGGTGTCCCTGATATTTTCAAGGCCATGATGAATGGTGAAGCTAACGCCACCGTTGAGTTAACACCTAATATGGCTGGACCTGCTTTTGATGCTTTATTAGCGATGAAGAAAGATGGAAAGCAGCCTGAGAAATTTATCCAGACAGAATCTCGTTTATTATTGTCTGACACGGCAAAGCAGGAATATGAAACCAAAAAAGATCTTGGTTATTGA
- a CDS encoding branched-chain amino acid transaminase: MTKKADYIWFNGEMVPWAEAKVHVMSHALHYGTSVFEGVRCYNSHKGPVVFRHREHMQRLRDSAKIYRMPVAQSVDELMEACRETLRKNNLTSAYIRPLVFIGDVGMGVNPPDGYKTDVIIAAFPWGAYLGEEALEAGIDAMVSSWNRVAANTIPTAAKAGGNYLSSLLVGSEARRHGYQEGIALDVHGYVSEGAGENLFEVKDGIIFTPPFTSSALPGITRDAIIKLAKDAGYEVREQVLSRESLYLADEVFMSGTAAEITPVRSVDGIQVGIGKRGPVTKALQQAFFGLFTGETEDKWGWLDPINQ; encoded by the coding sequence ATGACAAAAAAAGCGGACTACATTTGGTTCAATGGCGAGATGGTTCCTTGGGCTGAAGCAAAAGTACACGTGATGTCGCATGCCCTGCACTATGGCACGTCAGTGTTTGAGGGCGTTCGTTGCTACAATTCACATAAGGGGCCGGTAGTTTTCCGTCACCGTGAGCACATGCAGCGCCTGCGTGATTCGGCAAAAATTTACCGCATGCCGGTCGCACAAAGTGTGGATGAGTTGATGGAAGCCTGTCGTGAAACGCTGCGCAAAAATAACCTGACCAGCGCGTATATTCGCCCACTGGTGTTTATTGGTGATGTGGGGATGGGCGTTAACCCACCAGACGGTTATAAAACCGACGTGATTATCGCGGCGTTCCCATGGGGCGCGTATCTGGGTGAAGAGGCGCTGGAGGCGGGTATTGACGCGATGGTATCGTCCTGGAACCGTGTCGCGGCGAATACCATTCCGACTGCCGCTAAAGCGGGCGGTAACTATCTGTCCTCCTTGCTGGTGGGTAGTGAAGCACGTCGTCATGGCTATCAGGAAGGGATTGCGCTGGATGTCCACGGCTATGTTTCTGAAGGTGCCGGCGAGAACCTGTTTGAAGTGAAGGACGGTATTATCTTCACGCCGCCGTTTACCTCTTCGGCTCTGCCGGGCATTACGCGCGACGCCATCATCAAGTTGGCGAAGGACGCAGGATATGAAGTGCGCGAGCAGGTGCTGTCCCGTGAGTCACTGTATCTGGCGGATGAAGTGTTTATGTCCGGCACGGCGGCGGAAATTACGCCGGTACGTAGCGTAGACGGCATTCAGGTCGGCATCGGCAAACGTGGTCCAGTGACCAAAGCCTTGCAGCAGGCATTTTTTGGCCTCTTCACGGGTGAAACCGAAGATAAATGGGGCTGGTTGGACCCGATAAATCAGTAA
- the ytfT gene encoding galactofuranose ABC transporter, ATP-binding protein YtfT, with product MTDNNIKPAKKVRLTFTKGVPQLLALVAILLIDSMVAPNFFSLHIQDGRLFGSLIDILNRGAPVALLALGMTLVIATGGIDLSVGAVMAIAGATAATLTAAGHPLPSVLLAALLVGALCGLWNGFLVAVLQIQPIVATLMLMVAGRGIAQLITEGQIITFDNAGLAKLGSGTLFYLPMPVMIACVVLLALWALTRKTALGLFIESVGINLRSARNAGVSTKLVLVAAYVICGVCAAVAGVIVTADIRGADANNAGLWLELDAILAVVIGGGSLLGGRFNLLLSVVGALIIQSMNTGILLSGYRPEFNLVLKALVVLLVLVMQSPRISLHQLFRRKT from the coding sequence ATGACAGACAATAACATCAAACCTGCCAAAAAAGTGCGCCTAACGTTTACCAAGGGCGTGCCGCAGCTTCTGGCGCTGGTCGCTATTTTGTTGATTGACAGCATGGTCGCGCCAAACTTCTTCTCCCTCCACATTCAGGATGGGCGCTTGTTCGGTAGCCTTATCGACATTCTTAACCGCGGGGCACCCGTTGCGCTGCTGGCATTAGGCATGACGCTGGTGATTGCCACTGGCGGTATCGACTTATCGGTTGGCGCAGTCATGGCGATTGCGGGAGCGACAGCCGCAACGCTGACGGCTGCTGGTCATCCACTCCCTTCCGTATTACTGGCCGCGTTATTGGTTGGCGCACTATGTGGGCTATGGAATGGTTTTTTGGTCGCGGTATTACAGATTCAGCCGATTGTAGCGACCTTAATGCTGATGGTCGCTGGTCGAGGTATTGCTCAACTGATTACCGAAGGCCAGATTATTACATTTGATAATGCAGGATTGGCTAAGTTGGGCAGTGGGACGCTGTTCTATCTACCGATGCCAGTGATGATTGCCTGCGTGGTGTTGTTAGCGCTGTGGGCTCTGACGCGTAAAACGGCGCTTGGGCTATTTATCGAATCCGTCGGTATTAATCTACGCTCCGCTCGCAATGCCGGTGTGAGTACGAAGCTGGTATTAGTCGCGGCTTATGTCATCTGCGGTGTATGCGCCGCCGTGGCAGGCGTTATCGTAACGGCAGATATCCGCGGTGCGGATGCGAATAACGCGGGCCTCTGGCTGGAATTAGATGCGATTCTGGCTGTGGTGATCGGGGGCGGCTCCCTACTCGGAGGGCGTTTTAATTTACTGCTCTCTGTTGTCGGTGCTTTGATTATCCAAAGTATGAATACCGGAATTCTGCTATCGGGCTATCGGCCGGAATTTAATCTGGTTTTGAAGGCGCTCGTCGTTCTACTGGTTTTGGTCATGCAATCTCCGCGCATTTCTTTGCATCAACTGTTTAGGAGGAAAACATAA